In Chryseobacterium gleum, a single genomic region encodes these proteins:
- a CDS encoding patatin-like phospholipase family protein, translating to MKKILIFFTIAFSLIIKSQQKNDSLNIALQNITKDTKFGLALSGGGAKGFAHIGILKMIDSLGIKVDYITGTSMGGILGGLYAMGYNADQLKHTIYKMDWNRILSNKIPYSKVNISEKDEYDKYILEFPVVKGFPTLPSSYIEGQYMGEVLNTLTFNAKHINDFSKLRIPVQLTSSDIENGGLVMQKEGSLPLAIRATLAIPAAFAPVYIDGKLLVDGGLDRNYPANEVREMGADFVIGGYTGFRLFTKKEIENPMKMIYQTHAIRSVEDFKHQKELSDILVDFVDPLGEITTKDFARFRRIIKIGETEARKHLPEFVALAEAQRKAGIKYEHQMIEEVKLPTTKFTFNEEDGTPIKDAAEVEVLKKQMGLTEGKYYDVKTVNEAIDRVFGMRQYVKVYYTYTNENDGLIMNIFVKRAKKGAFKLALHYDTEQSVGIIVNYTYRNILLNRSRFLATVDISERFKAKIAYQQFLDSGERLWLDLEAKMIHLKSNDLNFRLYDVGADGGDSFPNHMYRNITGKIALNYNVSPNAYFSLGTEFSTERMYSLLDKVDQAKVDNYSKKLYNHSNFNTFLKFEQNNLNKRYFFTKGNNLQVSTRFYYGDQYELYDLKTVQPLLYPILNPKDSYYYQPKNLVSFTLNENFAYPITRKLAAKVNLFLGTSFGAQREDQVPYLFLNQKYNLGGSEYNYDLLSPEFNGLRQKELPMTSVAKAAVAFQYRIMKRLYLTPSFSYGKVSEEFSPFNNSFDMFGYGVNLGYESLIGPISLNLSRNNQLDFSRIYFSIGFKF from the coding sequence ATGAAAAAGATCCTGATATTTTTTACCATAGCTTTCTCTCTTATTATCAAATCACAGCAAAAGAACGACTCCCTGAATATTGCCCTTCAGAATATAACCAAAGACACAAAATTTGGTCTGGCACTCAGTGGCGGCGGTGCAAAAGGGTTCGCACATATCGGTATTCTTAAAATGATAGACTCATTGGGAATAAAGGTAGATTACATTACAGGAACCAGTATGGGAGGAATTCTGGGAGGCTTGTATGCAATGGGATATAATGCTGACCAGCTGAAGCATACCATCTATAAAATGGACTGGAACAGGATTCTCAGCAATAAAATTCCTTATAGCAAAGTTAATATCAGTGAGAAAGATGAATATGACAAATATATTCTAGAATTCCCTGTAGTAAAAGGATTTCCGACCCTTCCGAGCTCTTATATTGAAGGACAGTATATGGGAGAGGTTTTGAATACGCTTACATTTAATGCAAAACATATCAATGACTTCAGCAAGCTGAGAATTCCTGTTCAGCTTACTTCCTCAGATATTGAAAATGGTGGCCTGGTAATGCAGAAGGAGGGATCTTTACCGTTGGCTATCCGTGCTACATTGGCTATTCCGGCAGCTTTTGCTCCTGTTTATATTGATGGAAAACTTTTGGTGGATGGAGGATTAGACCGTAATTACCCCGCCAATGAGGTTCGGGAAATGGGAGCGGATTTTGTGATTGGTGGTTATACAGGATTCAGGCTTTTCACCAAGAAAGAAATTGAAAACCCCATGAAGATGATTTATCAGACCCATGCCATCCGTTCCGTAGAAGATTTCAAGCATCAGAAAGAATTGTCCGATATCCTGGTGGATTTTGTAGATCCTTTGGGTGAGATTACAACGAAGGATTTTGCCAGATTCAGGAGAATCATCAAAATAGGAGAAACCGAGGCGAGAAAGCATCTTCCTGAGTTTGTTGCCCTTGCTGAAGCCCAGCGAAAAGCCGGGATCAAATATGAGCATCAGATGATTGAGGAAGTGAAATTGCCTACTACAAAATTTACCTTCAATGAAGAAGACGGAACTCCCATTAAGGATGCCGCAGAAGTTGAAGTCCTTAAAAAACAGATGGGATTGACAGAAGGGAAATATTATGATGTAAAAACAGTAAATGAAGCAATAGACCGCGTATTCGGAATGCGCCAGTATGTGAAGGTGTATTATACTTATACAAATGAAAATGATGGCCTTATAATGAATATTTTTGTGAAAAGAGCCAAAAAAGGGGCTTTCAAACTGGCTTTGCATTATGATACCGAGCAGTCGGTGGGAATTATTGTTAATTATACCTACAGAAATATTCTTCTGAACAGATCAAGATTTCTCGCAACGGTAGATATTTCTGAACGTTTTAAAGCTAAAATTGCTTATCAGCAGTTTTTAGACAGTGGAGAACGGCTGTGGCTGGATCTGGAAGCTAAGATGATTCATCTTAAAAGTAATGACCTGAATTTCAGGTTATATGATGTAGGGGCCGATGGTGGTGACAGCTTTCCTAACCATATGTACCGCAATATCACCGGAAAGATTGCTCTGAACTATAATGTAAGCCCTAATGCTTATTTTTCACTCGGAACAGAATTCAGTACGGAAAGAATGTACAGTTTACTGGATAAAGTGGATCAGGCAAAAGTAGACAATTACAGTAAAAAACTGTATAATCACAGTAATTTTAATACGTTTCTGAAGTTTGAACAGAATAATCTCAATAAAAGATATTTCTTTACAAAAGGGAATAATCTGCAGGTAAGTACAAGATTTTATTACGGAGATCAATATGAGCTGTATGATCTGAAAACCGTTCAGCCGCTGTTATATCCTATACTTAATCCTAAAGACTCTTATTATTATCAGCCAAAAAACCTGGTTTCTTTTACATTAAATGAAAACTTCGCTTATCCGATCACAAGGAAGCTTGCTGCAAAAGTGAATCTTTTTCTGGGAACAAGCTTTGGTGCACAGAGAGAAGACCAGGTACCTTATCTCTTCCTGAATCAGAAATACAATTTAGGAGGCAGTGAGTACAATTATGATCTTCTAAGTCCTGAATTCAACGGGCTTCGTCAGAAGGAACTTCCTATGACTTCCGTGGCAAAGGCAGCTGTGGCATTTCAGTACAGGATTATGAAAAGGCTTTATCTTACTCCTTCGTTCAGCTATGGGAAGGTGAGCGAGGAATTTTCTCCTTTTAATAACAGTTTTGATATGTTTGGTTATGGTGTAAACCTGGGGTATGAATCTTTAATAGGACCCATTAGTCTTAACCTTTCCAGAAACAATCAGCTGGATTTTTCCAGGATATATTTTAGCATCGGGTTTAAGTTTTAA